In Caballeronia sp. SBC1, the DNA window GCGGATGACCGAATGCCGGAAACGCGCGGCCTTGCGCCAGCCAGTTGCGCACAGCCGCTTCCGGGCCGATATCGGTTGCCCACTCAATCAGCCCGCGAACCGACGACGATGCGCCTCCATGCAACGGTCCTGTGAGCGTAGCGAGGCCAGCCAGCACGCCAGCCGATAACGACGCGCCCGTGGAGACGGTGACGCGCGTAGCGAAGGTCGATGCATTCAGTTCGTGATCGGCGAGTAAAACGAGGGCGCGCCGGATCGCGTCTTCCGCCTCGCTGCATCTCCACGATACGGCAAGCCGCTCGCTTAATGTGCGTCCCGCGCGCAAAGAAACAGTCCCGCCAAGGATGGCTTGTGCGAGCGTCGACAGCACACTGGCGGCCTCGTCTCGTAGCACAGCGGGGGTGCGTCCGCTCGATGGCAAGTCACGCGCGCTACGCCTGGCCAATGCGACGAGACTCGCGGTCAAAGGATCGTCGGCGCTGGCAGCCTTGCGCTTGATCGGCGGCTCGATGCAGACCGCATCGGCCTCCCACAGCAGCCCGGCTACCTCCTCAAACGACGCCGTGTTCGCGAGCTCGATGGCATCCCGTCCGCGATACCAAAGCTTCCCGTTCGACACCGTCGAGATAGCAGAAAGCAAAACGGGATCACCCCAGTCGATGGTCTGGGCCGCCACCTTCTCGACCTTGCGCTGTCCGCTACGGCGCTCCGCCATTCGCAATACATCGTCCCGGTGATAAAGGCTGCGGCGAGGGTCGGCCTTATCGGGTTTCGCGCGGATCTTTCCGCGGCTCACGTTCGCATACAGCGTCTGCGCACGGACGTTCAATACGCTCAACGCCTCGGCCGTCGTCATCCATGCCATGGGATCTCACATTGATGAATTGAATCAAGATTGACGTCAACTTTATCAACATTAATATCCGTACGGTACGAACGTTTTAGAGCCGCAAGGGGGACGACATGCAGAGCCTGCTCAAACAGCACTTCGATACATTCGCACGCTACAACGCGTGGGCAAACACCCGCCTCTTCGATGCAGCCGCCCTCCTGAGCGACGCCGATTATCGAGCAGATCGCGGTGCGTTTTTCAAGTCGATACACGGCACGCTCAATCACTTGCTCGTGACCGACCGCGTATGGATGTTTCGTTTCACCGGCGAGGGCGATTCACCCGACCGGCTCGATGCGATCCTCTTCGAGCAGCTTGAGTCGCTGCGCGATGCGCGTGAAACGGAGGACTCGCGGATCGTGCGGTACGTAACGGGGCTTAACGATGCTTCCCTGGAAGGTGCGATCACGTACCGGCGCGTCTCCACGCCGGAAGCGATCACGCAACCTCTCGCGCCTGCGCTGGCGCATTGGTTTAATCACCAGACGCATCACCGTGGCCAGGTGCATGCGCTGTTGACCGGTCTGGCGGGACGAGCGCCGGAACTTGACTTGCTCTTTTACCAGCGTCTCGCGGAGAAGGGGCTTGCCTGAGCGGCAGCGGGCTTCATAGCGGCTTACGATAGACCACGGACCCTTGCTTCTCGGCGACCTTATCGTAGAGTTGCATTGCCGTGGTGTTGGTCTCTCGCGTGTGCCAATACACGCGTTCAACACCTGATGTCTGTGCGTACCGATAAACCTCCTGGATCAGCTTGCGGCCAACCCCTTTTCCTCTGGCAGCCTCCGCAGTAAACAGATCCTGCAGATAACAACTCGGGCCCAGTTGGATCGTGCTTCGATGAAAAAGAAAGTGCGTCAAACCGACTAACTCTCCCGCGCTTTCCGCGACCAGTGCATGCATGGGCTCGTAGACATCGAAAAAACGGGACCACGTCATCCGCGTGATTTCAATTGGCAACGCCGTGTCGCCGTGGCGGTCATAAAAGGCGTTATAGCCATCCCAGAGAAGCTTCCATGCGGGGAAATCGGAGGGCACAACGGGGCGTACGTGAATGGCTTCAATCATATCGGGTGCATGGTGTGGTTGGGGGTTCACGCTTCAGTCGCGGCAAGTTTCATGGAGAGGCAGCGCAATCACCGAGCTGGGCATAGCGCTCGGCGGGGGTTTGTTTTCCCTGCGTATCGGCGTTGCGGCTTGCCACGCAAGAATCGAAATTTCTTTTCGATGCGTCAGCGACATGGCGAATGGGATAAGCCATCGCGAGCGCCACAATAAGCAGCATGACAATCAGCAACCGAGCCACACTCCGCACGAAAGTACGCGCTTCGAACTGTCGTGTAGCCGTTCCCATGATGTCCGCCTGGCTCGTGAGGTCAGTGACAAGAATAGAAGGGTGCTGGCACCGTTCATAGGTCCATTAAAAACAATAAACGTAGAGCCACGGCCGGGCTTGCGCGTAGCCCGCGAGGCCGTTGCCAAACTAGCCGAGATCGTGCGCTCCATGCCGAGCTCAACGGGCAAACCATCAAAAACGACGTCTAAAGTCTGAGTGCCATCTGCCGATAACGGGTAAACACCTATCCCACGAACTTACCATTCATATAAACATATATATGTTTTAACGATTGGTTGACCATTTCATTCGTCAATCTCGGCTGGCCTCATTCATTCAAGCAAGATAAAGACGCACGGAGACTCGATGTTTTCCTGGTACCGGCAGGTTTCTAAAGGTGAGCGATACACGTTCTGGGCGTGTTTCGGCGGTTGGGCGCTGGACGCTCTTGATGTCCAGATGTTCAGTCTCGTCATCCCCGCGATCATTGCGGAATGGGGTATCAGCAAGACCCAGGCAGGTCTCGTGAGCGGCGTCACGCTGGTGGCATCGGCACTCGGTGGATGGATCTGTGGTGCAGCGGCGGATCGGTACGGCCGCGTGAAAACCCTGCAGGTCACCGTAGTCTTTTTCTCCGTCTTCACGTTACTGTCTGCGTTCGCGCAGAACTATCCGCAGTTCATCGTGCTGAAAGCGCTACAGGGTTTTGGCTTCGGCGGCGAATGGGCAGCGGGCGCGGTGCTGATGGCCGAGACCATTCGCAATGAGCATCGCGGTAAGGCAATGGGCGCCGTACAAAGCGCATGGGCCGTCGGCTGGGCCGCCGCCGTGCTGCTCTATGCGACCGTGTTTTCGTTCATGTCGCCCGATATCGGCTGGCGGGTGATGTTCGGCATCGGTATCTTGCCTGCACTCCTGATCATCTACATTCGCCGCAATGTGAAGGAACCGGCTGCACCCGCGCGCAAGGAGGCGGTCCTGAAGGACGGGAAGGAACGCACGCCACTTCTGTCGATCTTCGCGCCCGACGTAATACGCATGACTCTCATCGGCGGCGTGCTGGGCGTGGGCGCACACGGCGGGTACTCGGCGCTGACGACCTGGCTGCCGACCTACCTGAAGACCGAGCGTCATCTTTCGGTGCTGAGTACCGGCGGCTATCTGGCGGTGATTATCGCGGCGTTTTTCTTCGGCTGTCTGGCCGCGTCGCAGTTGCTGGACCGGATCGGGCGACGCCAGACCATCCTGCTGTTTTCCGTGTGCTGCGTAGGGACGGTGATCGTGTACCTGTTCGTGCCGCTCTCCAATCACGCCATGCTAGCGCTCGGCTTCCCGCTCGGTTTCTTCGCTGCAGGCATTCCGGCCAGTATGGGCGCGCTGTTCAACGAACTCTATCCACGCGGCACGCGCGGTACCGGCGTAGGCTTTTGCTACAACTTCGGACGTGTCGTATCCGCCGGATTCCCCGTGATGGTGGGACATCTGGCCGCGAAGTATTCGCTCGGATTCGCGATCGGCGTGGACGCGGTCTTCGCTTATGCGATCGTCGCTGTCAGCGTGATGATGCTGCCGGAAACGCGCGGGCGCACGCTAGCCGAAGACGTTCCGGCATAGATCGCTATGACTGATAGTCTGGTTACCGGGATAGATTCGCACGCCCACGTCTTCACGCGGGATCTGCCGCTCGCGCCAGGCCGGCGTTATGCACCGGCCTACGACTCGACGCTCGAGCACTACCGGGCCATGCTCGCGAGCATCGGGATGTCGCATGGCGTGCTGATCCAGCCCAGCTTCCTCGGCTTCGACAACAGCTATCTGCTCGCCTGTCTCGACGCGTACCCGCAGCAGTTGCGCGGCGTTGTCATGGCCGATCCGGTGAATGCTCGTGGTTACATCGACGACTGGCATGCGCGGGGTGTCGTGGGAATTCGCGCGAACCTGATCGGCGCTCAACTGCCCGATTTCACCGATCAACACTGGAGCGCGCTGCTCTCGCGCATGGTCGCGCTCGACTGGCACCTCGAAATGCAGATCGATGCGGGCCGCCTGCACCAAGTAGCGCCCGCGTTGCTGGCAAGCGGCGTGCGGATCGTGATCGATCATTTCGGGCGGTTCGATCCCGCGCTCGGCATCAGCGACCCCGGCTTCGGTTACCTGGTCTTGTTGGGCCAGACACGGCGCGTGTGGCTCAAGGTATCCGCAGGGTATCGGGTGAGCGCGAAACCCGGAGATCCCGAAGCGACATTAGCCACGAGCGCCAGCGCCTGGTCCGAACTGCTGCCAGCGTTCGGCGTCGACCGCTTGCTCTGGGGCACCGACTGGCCACATACCCAGTTCGAACACGTCTGCAATCCACGACACGCGCTGCACGACCTGTATCGGCTTCTCACCTCCGAGTCTCATCGACAGGCGGTGTTGATCGACACGCCCACAGAGCTGTTTCACTTTAGCTAATTATTAGAAATAGGAAAAAACCCTCAAGTCTTCGGCTTTCGGTCCGTTAAACATATATATGTTCATATCAATGAGGCCAACGGACAGTGTTTAAGAATCTTTCAATCAAGACAGGCTTGACCCTTGCGACAAGCGTGTTTGTCTTGTTGGTACTCGTTGTCGGAACCTGTTCTTTTGTTTCGCTGGGTCGCGCCAACCAGGCGTTAAGTGGCATGTACGAGCACGATCTGGCGGGCAGCACCGCGCTGACCCGCAGTTCCGAATTGCTGTTGCGTTGCCGCTCCGCGAAGAACCGGTTTGAATCACTGACCGAGGACAACAAGGCCGACGCCGCCGCAAAACAACTGGCTACGGCCCACGAATACTGCAATGAGTCGCAAAAGCAGTGGGATGCGTTCGCTGCGTTGCCGGTAAGGGGCGATGCGCAAGCGCTCATTGCGGATGCCGCCGCCAAGCATGCCGCGATGATGCAAAAAGGCATCATGCCGGAGTTCGACGCGCTCGAAGCGAAAGACTTTGACGCATACAAACGTATACAGATGCAGTTCAGCAGTCCGCTCTACAACCAGTTCGATCAGCTTTCGCAGCCGTTGCTCGGTTACGTATCGTCACGTGCCCAGCAGCGTTTCGAAGGAGCGGAAACGACCGCGAACATCGTGAATACGGTACTGGTTGCCTGCGCGCTGCTGGCGCTGGTGATCGGCGTCACCGTGAGGATTACGTTGACGCGTCTGGTCGTGAAGCCGATCACGGCGATGGCCGCAGACTTCGAGCGCATCGCCGGCGGCGATCTGCGCACGCCGATCATTGTGGAAAGCGACAACGAAATCGGCCAGTTGCAAGGCGCGTTGCGCCGCATGCAGACGGAGCTCGCGACAACGGTGCGGCACATTCGCCATTCAGCGGAATCGATTACTGTCGCGGCCGGCGAGATTGCGTCGGGCAACACCGACCTGTCGGCGCGCACCGAGCAGCAAGCTGCGTCGTTGCAGGAAACCGCGGCGAGCATGGAGCAGATCAGCGGCACCGTCGAGCGCAACGCCGACAACGCCAACCAGGCGGCCACGCTTGCGGCAAGTGCATCGACAATAGCGAGTCACGGGAGTGCGGTGGTCAACAACGTGATCTCGACCATGGCCGATATCTCGCAGAGTTCAGCGAAGATCGCGGACATCATTACGATCATTGAAGGAATCGCGTTCCAGACCAACATACTGGCGCTCAACGCGGCCGTGGAAGCCGCGCGTGCCGGCGAGGAAGGACGGGGCTTTGCGGTCGTGGCGGGCGAAGTGCGCAACCTCGCGCAACGTTCGTCGAGCGCGGCGAAAGAGATCAAGGCCTTGATCGATACATCGGTGGAGCGGGTGAGCGCGGGCTCGGGGCTCGTTGGAGAAGCGGGCACGACGATGACCCAGATCACGCAAGCCGTGCAGCGCGTGACCGACATCATGAGCGAGATCTCGGCGGCATCCGGCGAGCAGAGCCGGGGCATCAGCCAGGTCGCTACCGCCGTCACGCAGATGGACGAGGTCACGCAGCAGAACGCCGCGCTGGTGGAGGAGGCCGCGGCGGCCGCGCAATCGCTGGAAGATCAGGCGAAGTCGCTGAAAGACGCACTCGCGATTTTCAGCGTCAGCCAGTGAGCATGGAGGGCCTGAACGGCCTTCCTCAAGCGTGGCTCAGCGGATTTCCGACTGATACAGGAACTGGCTCGCGGGGCCGCGCGAGCGACGCCATTCGAGCGGATGGCGGTCGTATCCATAGGCTAGCCGTTCGATCACCACGATCGGCGTGCCCTTCTCAATTCCAAGCAGCTTTGCGTGCTTCACGCTTGCTGCTTCGACCGTCAAGGTTTCCGTAGCCGACGCCACGACCTGATTGCATTTCGCTTCGTACACCGGATAAAGCAGGTCGCCGATAGAGTCGAGCGGCAGGTCGGCGAACGCTGCGAAACGGTCGAGCGGCAGCCAGATGTCCTCAGTCAGGACTGGCGCGTCCTCGATCAAGCGCAACCGCGCCATCTGGATCACGTTGGCGCCGGGCGCGATCCGCAGCGCTGCAGCGACAGCGGCCGGCGCCTCCACCACGCTGCGTTTTAGAATCTGGCTCGTTGGAATCCGCCGTTCGCCAGACTTGCTCTGAAAGCGGAAGAACCGGAACAGCGAGCCATCGAAGCTCGCGCGCCGGACAAACGTGCCGCGCCCCTGATAACGTTCGAGCAGTCCTTCGGCGACCAGCAAGTCGATCGCCTTGCGCACGGTTCCAACGGCGAGATCAAAGCTCTGGGCAAGTTCCTGTTCGGTGGGAATAGCGTCGCCGGGTTGCCAGCGGCGTGCGGCTATGTTCGACGCAAGCTCATCGCGCAGGCGTTGGTATCGGGGGAGTCGGGTATCGGCTTGCATTCGTGATCTTCGGTGTAATACATGCACAGGATTGTATGACTTCCCCGTGACTTATTGGGTCAAATTGCGTTGCCATGCAAGTTGGCCCGTTGCGCGCTCAGTCGGTGCAGTCACGGCCTGATACGGCGCTTGCCTGGCGATGAAGCAATTACTCAGATCGCGCTGAGAGCGCAACAGTATCGAATCTCGGTCAACCACTTGCCGCCGAGTTGAACGCCTCTGCTTGAGTTGTCGCAGACAAAGCCGCTTCGCTTATAAAAGGCCCGCGCGCGACGATTGTCCAGTAAGACCCACAGGGCGACGTCCGTGTATCCGGCGGACAGCAGCGCGTGGCGCGCAGCGTCGATCAATCGCTTGCCGATGCCCTTGCGCCAGAAAGCCGGGGCGATGTAAAGCGTCTCTACTTCGGCCCAGCGATGATCCTTGTCCGCGTCCCGTGAGTCGCCGAATGCGACCCAGCCTAGAATCGTTTCGACGGCGTCAGCGTCGGCATCGCAATGAGCGACCAGCACCCGCGGTCTTCCCGCGACGATGGACCTCCGCCATGCCTCCCTCCGCTGCGTCACAGCCAGATTGGCCAGATAGACCTCGGGCAAGATTCCCCGATAAGCCGCCTGCCATGAGTCAACGTGGATTGTGGCAATAGCCTGCGCGTCTTCGACCGTGGCCTCGCGTATTCCAACAAGCATGATCGAATGGTCCCGTCTGCAAACTTGACGAAGAAATAATAGCAGTTGAGGAAGACGAAGCCGGCTATCTGCGCTACCCACTTTTCGGAGAAACATCCACCATCACCTTCGCGTGCGTAGCGGAGTTCTCGTCTACTTGAGAAAACCCGCATCGCGCGTAGAAGTCGGCGCCCGCTTGCGTGTCAGTCGACAAACGGACGAGCCGAAACTTTCCTGATGCATGCTGTAAAAGCGCATCGACCAGCGCGGCTCCAATCCCGCGCCGCCGGACAGAAGGGGCTACATACACGCGTCGTAGCCTTCCGACATCGCCCGCCGAAAGATAAGGGTCGATCGTCAGGCCGCCCATGCCGATCATGCGCCCGCCCTCGAACGCTCCAAGCAAACACTCCCCGGGCTTGTCGAACCGGTTCGTGCCGCTTCGCCATTCGGCAACTAACCGAGTCATGAAGTTGAAGCCTTCGCAGGCAGCCAAAGCCTCAAGCTCTTCCACCTCGGGCGGCAGCACCGGGATCCGCGTAATCGTTGTGCCAAGTGTCATCGCCATCCTGCCTTCGCGGTATGTTCTCTACGACGGTGGTGTTTAAAGTCCCAGTTTATCGAATGCCCACTGCTGGCCCAACAAGCGACCAAGCCGTGAATAAGCACGTCGACGCCCCGCAGCAATCGGTCCCGCGTCGCCGATGTTTAACGCCTTATGCGCGCGTCCCCGAAAGAAATTTTCTGTTCCTTCAGGTTTCACACGCATAGACTCCGTATAGCGTGAACTTCATACTTGCTTAATCCGTGCGGCTTTCGAGATTGCGGGATTTCGGGGCTGAAGACCGCTGTTGCAGGGCGGGTTACCGATAAGCATCGGAAGTCACGCTCCCACGATGAGAGGCCATATGCGAAAACAATTGCTTCAATGGGGTTGTATTGGATTTGCAGGGTTGCTGGCGCTGCCCGGCGTGGCATTCGCGCAGCAGCAGGCGTACACGAATGGCCCGGTCAACATGCGTGCCGGACCCGCGGGCGACTATCCGATCGTGACTCAGTTGCCAGGCGGCGTGCCCGTCACGGTCATGGGTTGCATCAGCGGCTACACATGGTGCGACGTCGTGGTGCCAAACTTGCGCGGCTGGGTCTACGCGGGGCGTCTCAGCTATCCGTATCAGGGCGGCAATGTGCCTATCCTG includes these proteins:
- a CDS encoding citrate synthase family protein, with protein sequence MAWMTTAEALSVLNVRAQTLYANVSRGKIRAKPDKADPRRSLYHRDDVLRMAERRSGQRKVEKVAAQTIDWGDPVLLSAISTVSNGKLWYRGRDAIELANTASFEEVAGLLWEADAVCIEPPIKRKAASADDPLTASLVALARRSARDLPSSGRTPAVLRDEAASVLSTLAQAILGGTVSLRAGRTLSERLAVSWRCSEAEDAIRRALVLLADHELNASTFATRVTVSTGASLSAGVLAGLATLTGPLHGGASSSVRGLIEWATDIGPEAAVRNWLAQGRAFPAFGHPLYADGDPRASALLNTVTVPPLYAELAACVERAVGERPNVDFALAVLAAAFDLPAHAPLSLFALARCAGWLAHALEQAQMGRLIRPRARYVGLQPKSAE
- a CDS encoding DinB family protein, encoding MQSLLKQHFDTFARYNAWANTRLFDAAALLSDADYRADRGAFFKSIHGTLNHLLVTDRVWMFRFTGEGDSPDRLDAILFEQLESLRDARETEDSRIVRYVTGLNDASLEGAITYRRVSTPEAITQPLAPALAHWFNHQTHHRGQVHALLTGLAGRAPELDLLFYQRLAEKGLA
- a CDS encoding GNAT family N-acetyltransferase encodes the protein MIEAIHVRPVVPSDFPAWKLLWDGYNAFYDRHGDTALPIEITRMTWSRFFDVYEPMHALVAESAGELVGLTHFLFHRSTIQLGPSCYLQDLFTAEAARGKGVGRKLIQEVYRYAQTSGVERVYWHTRETNTTAMQLYDKVAEKQGSVVYRKPL
- a CDS encoding MFS transporter, which gives rise to MFSWYRQVSKGERYTFWACFGGWALDALDVQMFSLVIPAIIAEWGISKTQAGLVSGVTLVASALGGWICGAAADRYGRVKTLQVTVVFFSVFTLLSAFAQNYPQFIVLKALQGFGFGGEWAAGAVLMAETIRNEHRGKAMGAVQSAWAVGWAAAVLLYATVFSFMSPDIGWRVMFGIGILPALLIIYIRRNVKEPAAPARKEAVLKDGKERTPLLSIFAPDVIRMTLIGGVLGVGAHGGYSALTTWLPTYLKTERHLSVLSTGGYLAVIIAAFFFGCLAASQLLDRIGRRQTILLFSVCCVGTVIVYLFVPLSNHAMLALGFPLGFFAAGIPASMGALFNELYPRGTRGTGVGFCYNFGRVVSAGFPVMVGHLAAKYSLGFAIGVDAVFAYAIVAVSVMMLPETRGRTLAEDVPA
- a CDS encoding amidohydrolase — encoded protein: MTDSLVTGIDSHAHVFTRDLPLAPGRRYAPAYDSTLEHYRAMLASIGMSHGVLIQPSFLGFDNSYLLACLDAYPQQLRGVVMADPVNARGYIDDWHARGVVGIRANLIGAQLPDFTDQHWSALLSRMVALDWHLEMQIDAGRLHQVAPALLASGVRIVIDHFGRFDPALGISDPGFGYLVLLGQTRRVWLKVSAGYRVSAKPGDPEATLATSASAWSELLPAFGVDRLLWGTDWPHTQFEHVCNPRHALHDLYRLLTSESHRQAVLIDTPTELFHFS
- a CDS encoding methyl-accepting chemotaxis protein; amino-acid sequence: MFVLLVLVVGTCSFVSLGRANQALSGMYEHDLAGSTALTRSSELLLRCRSAKNRFESLTEDNKADAAAKQLATAHEYCNESQKQWDAFAALPVRGDAQALIADAAAKHAAMMQKGIMPEFDALEAKDFDAYKRIQMQFSSPLYNQFDQLSQPLLGYVSSRAQQRFEGAETTANIVNTVLVACALLALVIGVTVRITLTRLVVKPITAMAADFERIAGGDLRTPIIVESDNEIGQLQGALRRMQTELATTVRHIRHSAESITVAAGEIASGNTDLSARTEQQAASLQETAASMEQISGTVERNADNANQAATLAASASTIASHGSAVVNNVISTMADISQSSAKIADIITIIEGIAFQTNILALNAAVEAARAGEEGRGFAVVAGEVRNLAQRSSSAAKEIKALIDTSVERVSAGSGLVGEAGTTMTQITQAVQRVTDIMSEISAASGEQSRGISQVATAVTQMDEVTQQNAALVEEAAAAAQSLEDQAKSLKDALAIFSVSQ
- a CDS encoding GntR family transcriptional regulator, with the translated sequence MQADTRLPRYQRLRDELASNIAARRWQPGDAIPTEQELAQSFDLAVGTVRKAIDLLVAEGLLERYQGRGTFVRRASFDGSLFRFFRFQSKSGERRIPTSQILKRSVVEAPAAVAAALRIAPGANVIQMARLRLIEDAPVLTEDIWLPLDRFAAFADLPLDSIGDLLYPVYEAKCNQVVASATETLTVEAASVKHAKLLGIEKGTPIVVIERLAYGYDRHPLEWRRSRGPASQFLYQSEIR
- a CDS encoding GNAT family N-acetyltransferase, which produces MLVGIREATVEDAQAIATIHVDSWQAAYRGILPEVYLANLAVTQRREAWRRSIVAGRPRVLVAHCDADADAVETILGWVAFGDSRDADKDHRWAEVETLYIAPAFWRKGIGKRLIDAARHALLSAGYTDVALWVLLDNRRARAFYKRSGFVCDNSSRGVQLGGKWLTEIRYCCALSAI
- a CDS encoding GNAT family N-acetyltransferase; the encoded protein is MTLGTTITRIPVLPPEVEELEALAACEGFNFMTRLVAEWRSGTNRFDKPGECLLGAFEGGRMIGMGGLTIDPYLSAGDVGRLRRVYVAPSVRRRGIGAALVDALLQHASGKFRLVRLSTDTQAGADFYARCGFSQVDENSATHAKVMVDVSPKSG